In a single window of the Magnolia sinica isolate HGM2019 chromosome 7, MsV1, whole genome shotgun sequence genome:
- the LOC131251694 gene encoding protein ELF4-LIKE 4-like yields MEGDTFSGLGNGTQVDNKVLQTFQKSFVQVQNILDQNRLLINEINQNHESKIPDNLSRNVGLIRELNNNIRRVVDLYSDLSTSFTKSMESSSEGDSAGTLRSDGKPNQKRIRPG; encoded by the coding sequence ATGGAAGGAGATACATTTTCAGGCCTAGGCAATGGAACCCAAGTAGACAATAAGGTCCTTCAAACCTTCCAGAAGAGCTTTGTTCAGGTCCAAAACATCTTAGATCAGAACAGATTGCTGATCAATGAGATTAATCAGAACCATGAATCGAAGATCCCCGACAATCTCAGCCGCAATGTAGGCCTGATCAGGGAGCTCAACAACAACATCAGGAGGGTCGTCGATCTCTACTCTGACCTCTCCACATCCTTCACCAAGTCGATGGAATCGTCGTCGGAGGGCGACTCAGCTGGGACGTTGAGGTCCGACGGGAAGCCCAATCAGAAAAGGATTAGACCTGGGTAG